From Cydia fagiglandana chromosome 6, ilCydFagi1.1, whole genome shotgun sequence, the proteins below share one genomic window:
- the LOC134665195 gene encoding uncharacterized protein LOC134665195 — MSRLGSLLLIWTICQAVLASEDNEKGFVQPLDFSPIFAIDNSGLASNPVAAALLKLDTSQYPHLFDSVVSSSLDSLQRRVAPQDRTFAAENFGFNPIASQSFLPPPKPAQLVAQPAPRAPVQHSAAYRQPALAQYDIRQIHDADYKVYKPEEDEQGEILSALKQNPTVAAYFKPAVKNLEVAHPLKYRKEELLENPEAEQNYKPNGYIAGPPRLRRYTGEHRREKLRKSADDDEEDDPYNYKSEYISRPKAFDSGAYSSAYKEEKDPNKDYEYPYGGYDSGYDHKEYERIKELSEKQAAEIKQNPGNCKQVDRDGMTCNVCKDPKTGGNYESCSYVAEPKNNKYAYSKEKKFDSNDEPDEPEGQKDEKSAKYEAAKEDDKPSEEYAKLKAPKEESEEDDTKEKYKAYYVHSSQPTPSEKLRAASDESSEEKADPLVKPYNYKQALPEFYTDNEPKKDVEHVLAEFKKKDRSSCKQVHKNGMTCFQCVDKNGLKNEECMFVSESAPKRSHLAYQELKEFQSQPPVPPVAVTTSEGAESKVVAANATPTQKSAAYVVANTGYGKKLKRKKASQATPTAAATSPVAAVASAVPAAAASAPQPTAARRLRRSVDAEAEAAAEIADETELGPEEFAGADSKAAYWAETMPRYSAALGVTLPEFMLARSEHEASFDEIVAGA, encoded by the exons ATGTCTAGACTCGGAAGTCTG TTGTTGATTTGGACGATATGTCAAGCAGTGCTCGCCAGCGAAGATAACGAAAAAGGGTTCGTTCAACCTTTGGATTTTTCTCCGATTTTCGCCATCGATAACTCTG GCCTGGCTTCAAATCCCGTTGCCGCAGCTTTGCTTAAACTAGACACGAGCCAGTACCCCCACTTGTTTGACTCAGTCGTCAGTAGTTCTCTCGACTCCTTGCAAAGACGGGTAGCCCCTCAAGATAGGACTTTCGCTGCTGAAAATTTCGGTTTCAATCCGATTGCTAGCCAAAGTTTCCTTCCTCCACCGAAACCGGCGCAGCTCGTGGCGCAGCCGGCACCGCGGGCCCCCGTGCAGCACTCGGCGGCCTACCGCCAACCGGCTTTAGCACAATACGACATTAGACAGATACACGATGCCGACTACAAAGTCTACAAGCCCGAGGAAGACGAACAAGGAGAGATCCTATCTGCTTTAAAACAGAATCCTACAGTAGCAGCATATTTTAAACCCGCCGTAAAAAATTTAGAAGTAGCTCACCCGCTTAAATACCGCAAGGAAGAACTGTTAGAAAACCCTGAAGCCGAACAAAACTATAAGCCCAATGGTTATATTGCAGGACCGCCCCGCTTGCGGCGATACACGGGAGAACACAGAAGGGAAAAATTAAGAAAAAGCGCAGACGACGATGAAGAAGATGACCCCTATAACTATAAATCTGAGTACATCTCCAGACCGAAAGCGTTTGACAGTGGAGCCTACAGCAGTGCGTACAAAGAAGAAAAGGACCCCAACAAGGATTACGAATACCCTTATGGAGGTTACGATTCTGGCTACGACCACAAGGAATACGAACGCATCAAGGAATTGTCAGAAAAGCAAGCAGCTGAGATAAAACAAAACCCTGGAAATTGCAAACAAGTCGACAGAGATGGAATGACATGCAATGTGTGCAAGGATCCTAAAACTGGAGGAAACTACGAATCCTGCTCTTATGTTGCGGagccaaaaaataataaatatgcttactcgaaagaaaaaaagttcGACAGTAATGACGAACCCGACGAGCCAGAGGGCCAAAAAGATGAGAAATCAGCAAAATATGAAGCAGCGAAAGAGGATGATAAGCCCTCCGAAGAATACGCCAAATTAAAAGCACCCAAGGAAGAAAGTGAAGAAGACGATACAAAAGAGAAATATAAAGCTTATTATGTGCACAGCTCTCAACCCACACCGAGCGAAAAACTACGCGCTGCAAGCGACGAAAGCTCCGAAGAAAAAGCTGACCCGCTAGTGAAACCTTATAACTACAAGCAAGCTTTGCCTGAGTTCTACACTGATAACGAGCCCAAAAAAGACGTTGAGCACGTATTAGCTGAATTCAAGAAAAAGGATAGATCGTCTTGTAAACAAGTTCATAAAAACGGCATGACCTGCTTCCAATGCGTCGATAAGAATGGTTTGAAAAATGAAGAGTGCATGTTCGTATCTGAATCGGCACCAAAAAGGAGTCATCTAGCATATCAGGAACTCAAAGAATTTCAATCACAACCCCCCGTACCCCCGGTTGCTGTAACTACAAGCGAAGGCGCCGAGAGTAAAGTTGTAGCTGCCAACGCAACTCCTACACAGAAATCTGCCGCATATGTGGTGGCTAATACCGGATATGGAAAAAAACTAAAACGGAAAAAAGCAAGCCAAGCCACACCGACCGCTGCCGCTACCAGCCCGGTCGCGGCGGTCGCCAGCGCCGTGCCTGCGGCGGCCGCGTCGGCGCCGCAGCCGACCGCTGCGCGCCGGCTGAGAAGGAGCGTGGACGCTGAGGCAGAAGCTGCCGCCGAAATCGCCGACGAGACTGAATTGGGGCCTGAAGAGTTCGCAGGCGCCGATTCGAAAGCAGCATATTGGGCGGAAACTATGCCTCGTTACAGTGCTGCTTTAGGCGTCACCTTGCCTGAATTCATGTTAGCGAGGTCGGAGCATGAAGCTTCGTTCGATGAAATTGTCGCAGGCGCATAG